One Haloplanus vescus DNA window includes the following coding sequences:
- a CDS encoding energy-coupling factor ABC transporter substrate-binding protein, translating to MKRFLLVGVVVALGILVVTTVGGGTGTDQQAVALATEQAPGYEQWVSPVWSPGTTGESALFALQGGVGATALSYYLDRLRTSDASDA from the coding sequence GTGAAGCGATTTCTGCTCGTCGGCGTCGTCGTCGCCCTCGGCATCCTCGTCGTGACGACCGTCGGCGGCGGGACCGGAACGGACCAGCAAGCCGTCGCCCTCGCCACCGAGCAAGCACCGGGCTACGAGCAGTGGGTGTCGCCGGTGTGGTCGCCGGGGACGACCGGCGAAAGCGCCCTGTTCGCCCTGCAAGGGGGTGTCGGGGCGACGGCGCTCAGCTACTATCTCGACCGCCTCCGAACGAGCGATGCATCGGACGCTTGA
- the cbiQ gene encoding cobalt ECF transporter T component CbiQ, whose product MHRTLEDVQVDATPAVEGPLRVYVVLAALVLTATTTRTAVYVAAFATFALLSVHAVGRAYVAFLGYPLSFLVPSLLLVALVTPGDPVVELWILALSDRGLDLAATTGLRAMASLSVLSFLALTTTVPQLVAALDDLHLPDPVVELLLLVYRGIQVLVGQATRRHTAARLRGGFDSRRNLFRTTKLVAASLLVSSVDRAEAFETAMNARNYAGRMPVPDYESGGYAVAGVALSVLVAARWVV is encoded by the coding sequence ATGCATCGGACGCTTGAGGACGTGCAGGTGGACGCGACGCCCGCCGTCGAGGGGCCCCTCCGGGTCTACGTCGTCCTCGCCGCCCTGGTGCTCACCGCGACGACGACCCGGACGGCGGTGTACGTCGCCGCCTTCGCGACCTTCGCCCTCCTGTCGGTACACGCCGTCGGGCGCGCGTACGTCGCCTTCCTCGGCTACCCGCTCTCCTTTCTGGTCCCGAGTCTCCTCCTCGTCGCCCTCGTCACGCCCGGCGACCCGGTGGTCGAACTCTGGATTCTCGCTCTCTCCGACCGCGGCCTCGACCTCGCGGCGACGACGGGACTGCGAGCGATGGCCTCGCTCTCCGTACTGTCCTTTCTGGCGCTGACGACGACGGTCCCGCAGCTCGTCGCCGCCCTCGACGACCTTCACCTCCCGGACCCCGTTGTGGAACTCCTCCTCTTGGTCTATCGCGGCATCCAAGTGCTCGTCGGGCAAGCGACTCGCCGCCACACCGCGGCGCGACTGCGCGGTGGCTTCGACTCCCGGCGTAACCTCTTTCGGACGACGAAACTCGTCGCTGCCTCGCTGCTCGTGAGTTCGGTCGACAGGGCGGAGGCCTTCGAGACGGCGATGAACGCCCGAAACTACGCGGGCCGGATGCCCGTCCCCGACTACGAGAGCGGCGGCTACGCCGTCGCCGGCGTCGCCCTTTCCGTGCTGGTCGCCGCGAGGTGGGTGGTGTGA
- a CDS encoding cobalt-precorrin-4/precorrin-4 C(11)-methyltransferase, whose amino-acid sequence MSDDYTAGDVREGIPFIGAGPGDPGLLTVTGRELVEAADLVVHAGSLVNSELLDAFCADAEQVNSVGKDLEELVPLMTEAYEDDRTVVRLHSGDPAIYGAALEQMDALEANGVPTYFVPGVTSAFAASATLGTQLTLNEVANHVAFTRPQGKTLSEKEDHISDFVGFGDVTTCIYLGTHAVSDTMDRLLDDGHDPETPVAVVYHASWPDEDVIRGTIDTIGEKVEEAGYRASAMVVIGEAATGAGYERSYLYGDWANSDDDQSDETDTDE is encoded by the coding sequence GTGAGCGACGACTACACCGCCGGCGACGTGCGCGAGGGCATCCCCTTCATCGGCGCCGGCCCCGGCGACCCCGGACTCCTCACCGTCACCGGCCGGGAGCTGGTGGAGGCGGCCGACCTCGTCGTCCACGCGGGGTCGCTGGTGAACAGCGAACTGCTCGACGCGTTCTGTGCGGACGCCGAACAGGTCAACAGCGTCGGCAAGGACCTCGAAGAACTCGTGCCGCTGATGACGGAGGCCTACGAGGACGACCGGACGGTCGTGCGCCTGCACAGCGGCGACCCGGCCATCTACGGGGCGGCGCTGGAGCAGATGGACGCCCTCGAAGCCAACGGCGTCCCGACGTACTTCGTCCCCGGCGTCACCTCCGCGTTCGCCGCGAGTGCGACGCTCGGCACGCAGTTGACGCTCAACGAGGTGGCCAACCACGTGGCCTTCACCCGGCCGCAGGGCAAGACCCTCTCCGAGAAGGAAGACCACATCAGCGACTTCGTCGGTTTCGGCGACGTGACGACGTGCATCTACCTGGGAACCCACGCCGTCAGCGACACGATGGACCGCCTCCTCGACGACGGTCACGACCCCGAGACGCCCGTGGCGGTCGTCTATCACGCCTCGTGGCCCGACGAGGACGTGATTCGCGGCACCATCGACACCATCGGCGAGAAGGTCGAGGAGGCGGGCTATCGCGCGTCGGCGATGGTCGTCATCGGCGAGGCGGCGACCGGCGCGGGCTACGAGCGCTCGTACCTCTACGGCGACTGGGCGAACAGCGACGACGACCAATCAGACGAGACGGATACAGATGAGTAA
- a CDS encoding precorrin-3B C(17)-methyltransferase, translating into MSDDYGTLYVVGIGPGLPADMTQRAREVITDADCVIASNLYQEFLREDGTLPPEGEAGDDDPEIVRSSMGQQVELTREAFERVRNGEDVANVSGGDPNVYGKSDLVFTMAEEDDVTDVPIEIVPGVTAALGGAAMMGAPLSNDFCTVSLSDKWRGWDEIEEKLRAAAVSDFVIVLYNCWRNYGRAIDIIREERADDVPVGIFNDAGRADAGRNVDGETYTVTTLGDADAHEEEVGGMGTSILVGTHETETWSNDHRTHLVTPRGGRDVDDF; encoded by the coding sequence ATGAGCGACGACTACGGCACGCTCTACGTCGTCGGCATCGGCCCCGGTCTGCCCGCGGATATGACTCAGCGTGCCCGCGAGGTCATCACGGACGCCGACTGTGTCATCGCCTCGAACCTCTATCAGGAGTTCCTCCGCGAGGACGGCACCCTGCCGCCGGAGGGCGAGGCCGGAGACGACGACCCCGAAATCGTTCGCTCGTCGATGGGCCAGCAGGTCGAACTCACCCGCGAGGCGTTCGAACGCGTCCGGAACGGCGAGGACGTGGCGAACGTCTCCGGCGGCGACCCCAACGTGTACGGCAAGTCTGACCTCGTGTTCACGATGGCCGAGGAGGACGACGTCACGGACGTGCCCATCGAAATCGTCCCCGGCGTGACGGCGGCGCTGGGCGGCGCGGCGATGATGGGCGCGCCCCTCTCGAACGACTTCTGTACGGTGTCGCTGTCCGACAAGTGGCGCGGGTGGGACGAAATCGAGGAGAAGCTCCGCGCCGCCGCGGTCAGCGACTTCGTCATCGTCCTCTACAACTGCTGGCGCAACTACGGCCGCGCCATCGACATCATCCGCGAGGAACGGGCCGACGACGTGCCGGTCGGCATCTTCAACGACGCCGGCCGCGCCGACGCCGGCCGGAACGTCGACGGCGAGACGTACACCGTCACCACCCTCGGCGACGCGGACGCCCACGAGGAGGAGGTGGGCGGTATGGGCACGTCCATCCTCGTCGGCACCCACGAGACGGAGACGTGGAGCAACGACCACCGAACGCACCTCGTCACCCCGCGCGGCGGGCGTGACGTCGACGACTTCTAA
- a CDS encoding energy-coupling factor ABC transporter permease: MHIMEGFLPPVWAILWTVVALPFVAYGARRTLSTIRTDTRTKALVAVAAAFVFVLSALKLPSVAGSSSHPTGTGVLVVLFGPAITAFVSTIVLLYQSVLLAHGGLTTLGANVTSMGVVGPFVGWMAYRLVRSRLTLQQSTFVAAVVTDWATYLTTSVQLGAAFPAGEGVSGALASTLDFAAVFALTQLPIGILEGFLAAAMVGYLLRIDTISDRRLGVPS, from the coding sequence TTGCACATCATGGAAGGGTTCCTGCCGCCAGTCTGGGCGATTCTCTGGACGGTCGTCGCCCTCCCGTTCGTCGCGTACGGCGCGCGCCGGACGCTGTCGACGATTCGGACGGACACCCGGACGAAGGCGCTCGTCGCCGTCGCCGCGGCGTTCGTCTTCGTCCTCTCGGCGCTCAAACTCCCCTCCGTCGCCGGGAGCTCGTCGCACCCGACCGGCACCGGCGTCCTGGTCGTCCTCTTTGGCCCGGCGATTACCGCCTTCGTCTCCACCATCGTCCTCCTGTATCAGTCCGTCCTCCTCGCGCACGGGGGGCTGACGACCCTCGGCGCGAACGTCACATCGATGGGGGTCGTCGGCCCGTTCGTCGGGTGGATGGCGTACCGACTCGTTCGGTCACGGCTCACGCTCCAGCAGTCGACGTTCGTCGCCGCCGTCGTCACCGACTGGGCGACGTATCTGACGACATCCGTCCAACTCGGCGCGGCCTTCCCCGCGGGCGAGGGCGTGAGCGGCGCCCTCGCTTCGACGCTCGATTTCGCCGCCGTCTTCGCGCTCACGCAGCTCCCAATTGGGATTCTCGAAGGCTTCCTCGCCGCGGCGATGGTGGGCTACCTCCTCCGCATCGACACCATCAGCGACCGCCGACTGGGGGTCCCGTCGTGA
- a CDS encoding ferredoxin — protein MSTETYRVELDREACDGIFACLVRDERFVEDDTGLATVDPTADGVVDVDQTESRVVATFDGDIEDAELAARACPPNAITVREGSE, from the coding sequence ATGAGTACTGAAACCTACCGCGTCGAACTCGACCGCGAGGCCTGCGACGGCATCTTCGCCTGTCTCGTGCGCGACGAGCGATTCGTCGAGGACGACACCGGACTCGCGACGGTCGACCCGACGGCCGACGGCGTCGTGGACGTGGACCAGACGGAGAGCCGCGTCGTCGCGACGTTCGACGGCGACATCGAGGACGCGGAGTTGGCGGCGCGAGCCTGCCCGCCCAACGCCATCACCGTCCGGGAGGGGTCGGAATGA
- a CDS encoding CbiX/SirB N-terminal domain-containing protein: MTEERPLADDAVLLVGHGSRREKSNEQVRTLAADLETELGVPVDAAFLELAEPTISAGIDTLAPACQTLTVVPLSLFGATHVKNDVPLAVQTARAEHPDLTIHYGSHLGVHPSLVELLDDRVRAVESDLGVDRTTDDVSVVICARGSSDPDSNADVHKLARLLYEGREFHRVDASFIGVTDPLLDETLHTVTKDRPDAVVVVPYMLGDGTLTQRIRDRTADFDDEYPYVAAGAGDPLGVDDRVVDVLADRWQEARSDSVEMSCDTCKYKVELTGYEDDQGGARAMLRSLVHQAEHADRESVDDDPHVHDAPEKHVAVCTNQTCAESGAAAVIEELRQGVRNTDDCDARVTRTSCLGQCGDGPMVAVYPDGVWYGGVTADDTDRIVSSHLDRDRIVSDLVHQTL, from the coding sequence ATGACCGAGGAGCGACCGCTCGCCGACGACGCCGTCCTCCTCGTCGGCCACGGGTCGCGCCGCGAGAAGTCGAACGAGCAGGTGCGAACGCTCGCCGCGGACCTCGAAACCGAACTCGGCGTGCCGGTCGACGCGGCCTTCCTCGAACTCGCGGAGCCGACGATTTCGGCGGGCATCGACACGCTCGCGCCCGCCTGCCAGACGCTGACGGTCGTCCCGCTGTCCCTGTTCGGCGCGACCCACGTCAAAAACGACGTACCGCTGGCCGTCCAGACGGCCCGCGCCGAGCACCCGGACCTGACCATCCACTACGGCTCACATCTCGGCGTCCACCCGTCGCTCGTCGAGTTGCTCGACGACCGGGTGCGCGCCGTCGAGTCCGACCTCGGCGTCGACCGCACCACTGACGACGTGAGCGTCGTCATCTGCGCTCGCGGGTCGAGCGACCCCGACTCCAACGCCGACGTGCACAAACTGGCGCGCCTCCTCTACGAGGGCCGGGAGTTCCACCGCGTCGACGCCTCCTTCATCGGCGTGACCGACCCGCTCCTCGACGAGACGCTCCACACCGTCACCAAGGACCGCCCCGACGCGGTGGTCGTCGTGCCGTACATGCTGGGCGACGGCACGCTGACACAGCGAATCCGCGACCGGACGGCCGACTTCGACGACGAGTACCCCTACGTCGCCGCAGGCGCGGGCGACCCACTCGGGGTCGACGACCGGGTCGTCGACGTGTTGGCCGACCGCTGGCAGGAGGCCCGCTCCGACAGCGTGGAGATGTCCTGTGACACCTGCAAGTACAAGGTCGAACTCACGGGCTACGAGGACGACCAAGGTGGCGCGCGGGCCATGCTGCGCTCGCTCGTCCATCAGGCCGAGCACGCAGACCGGGAGTCGGTCGACGACGACCCGCACGTCCACGACGCGCCGGAGAAGCACGTCGCCGTCTGCACGAACCAGACCTGCGCCGAGAGCGGGGCCGCGGCGGTCATCGAGGAGCTGCGACAGGGCGTCCGCAACACCGACGACTGCGACGCCCGCGTCACTCGAACCTCCTGTCTCGGGCAGTGTGGCGACGGCCCGATGGTCGCCGTCTACCCCGATGGCGTCTGGTACGGCGGCGTCACCGCCGACGACACCGACCGCATCGTCTCGTCCCACCTCGACCGGGACCGAATCGTTTCTGACCTCGTACACCAAACCCTGTAA
- a CDS encoding cobalt-factor II C(20)-methyltransferase, whose product MTVYGVGLGPGQADLITVRGKRVLETVDTVYSPGRLSRSVVREYVPESKLGDLDFPMTRDPDKLRAAWREAGRAVADGAAEDDVAFVTLGDPNVYSTFGHLRRTLDTFHPAVDVEVVPGVSAVTAFATALGVEIEAGTGLSLREAADGAAPTGPERMILFKVTDAVATDEKLTAAGYDVRYGRRLFMEQGETVVTSDPTEVAERDYYTLAYAEKHGLDRDLATADFDAETERSA is encoded by the coding sequence GTGACCGTCTACGGCGTCGGCCTCGGCCCCGGTCAGGCCGACCTGATTACCGTCCGCGGCAAGCGCGTCCTCGAAACCGTCGACACCGTCTACTCGCCCGGCCGACTCTCGCGGTCGGTCGTCCGGGAGTACGTCCCCGAGTCGAAGCTCGGCGACCTCGATTTCCCGATGACGCGCGACCCGGACAAGCTCCGGGCGGCGTGGCGGGAGGCGGGGCGCGCCGTCGCCGACGGCGCGGCCGAGGACGACGTTGCTTTCGTCACCCTCGGCGACCCGAACGTCTACTCGACGTTCGGCCACCTCCGGCGGACGCTCGACACCTTCCACCCCGCCGTCGACGTGGAAGTCGTCCCCGGCGTGAGCGCCGTGACGGCCTTCGCGACGGCGCTCGGCGTCGAAATCGAGGCCGGGACCGGCCTCTCGCTCCGCGAGGCGGCCGACGGCGCGGCCCCGACCGGCCCGGAGCGGATGATTCTGTTCAAGGTGACCGACGCCGTCGCCACCGACGAGAAACTCACCGCCGCGGGCTACGACGTTCGCTACGGGCGTCGACTCTTCATGGAACAGGGCGAGACAGTCGTCACGTCGGACCCGACCGAGGTGGCCGAACGCGACTACTACACGCTCGCGTACGCCGAGAAACACGGCCTCGACCGTGACCTCGCGACGGCCGACTTCGACGCGGAGACGGAGCGGTCGGCGTGA
- the cobA gene encoding uroporphyrinogen-III C-methyltransferase gives MDDDTARESAQSGDSSPAADSGGEREEQSGADSLPPFDEQTTVPESSRAAGGTVYLVGAGPGDPSLLTVRARRLVETADVVLHDALTRDTLIDRIPTSAEVFDVGKRVEYKTPQSEINDLLVSHAEDGDSVVRLKGGDPFVFGRGGEEAQHLAEQGVPFEIVPGVSSVIAAPGLAGIPLTHRDLSSRFTVITGHETPDKAESSLDWAAIASEIANGSTLVVLMGVRTLERNVSALRTHGVDGDVPVALVEKAAWEDQTVVEGTLDTIVDVVEQSSISAPATTIVGDVVSVRDDVADELQDFDPV, from the coding sequence ATGGACGACGACACCGCTCGCGAGTCGGCGCAGTCGGGAGACTCGTCGCCGGCAGCCGATTCGGGCGGGGAACGCGAGGAGCAGTCCGGTGCCGACTCGCTCCCGCCGTTCGACGAACAGACGACGGTCCCCGAGTCGTCCCGGGCCGCGGGCGGGACGGTGTATCTCGTCGGCGCGGGCCCCGGCGACCCGTCGCTGTTGACCGTGCGGGCGCGGCGACTCGTCGAGACGGCCGACGTGGTGTTGCACGACGCCCTCACGCGCGACACGCTCATCGACCGGATTCCCACCTCGGCCGAGGTGTTCGATGTCGGCAAGCGCGTCGAGTACAAGACGCCACAGTCCGAAATCAACGACCTGCTGGTCAGCCACGCCGAGGACGGCGATTCCGTCGTCCGGTTGAAGGGCGGCGACCCCTTCGTCTTCGGGCGCGGCGGCGAGGAGGCCCAACACCTCGCCGAGCAGGGCGTCCCCTTCGAAATCGTGCCGGGCGTCTCCAGCGTCATCGCGGCCCCCGGACTGGCAGGGATTCCGCTCACCCACCGCGACCTCTCCTCGCGATTCACGGTCATCACGGGCCACGAGACGCCGGACAAAGCCGAGAGTTCGCTCGACTGGGCCGCCATCGCCAGCGAGATAGCGAACGGGTCGACGCTCGTGGTCCTCATGGGCGTGCGAACGCTCGAACGCAACGTCTCCGCGCTCCGGACCCACGGCGTCGACGGCGACGTGCCGGTCGCACTCGTCGAGAAGGCGGCGTGGGAGGACCAGACTGTCGTTGAGGGCACCCTCGACACCATCGTCGACGTGGTGGAGCAGTCCTCGATTTCCGCGCCGGCGACCACCATCGTCGGCGACGTGGTGTCGGTCCGGGACGACGTTGCCGACGAGCTTCAGGACTTCGACCCTGTCTAA
- the cobJ gene encoding precorrin-3B C(17)-methyltransferase, with translation MSQETDTDSTCGATTETNSSSCGGSTASESSESKCGGSTTSDTSESKCGGSSPDSSESSCGGSKSDATDENVSATADDFDVDPGRLVAVGLGPGKPAEMTTRAKESLRGVDHIVGYTTYVDLLPDDIVEGAEDIYSTPMCGEVSRTEEAIDRTLAGNDVAIIGSGDPNVYALGGLALEILESKGGSASAVDFEVVPGVPAAQSCAARLGAPLVNDTVSISLSDHLTPMPTIESRLHATAKEGFTIAIYNPWSRKRRDNYQKCCEILLEHRDPETPVGIVHAAGREDEETEIVELRDLPDLGESDIIDMTTTLLVGNDETYVWDGRMVTPRGYERKYEY, from the coding sequence ATGAGCCAAGAGACAGACACCGATTCGACGTGTGGCGCGACGACCGAGACGAACAGTTCGAGCTGTGGCGGTTCCACGGCGAGCGAGTCGTCCGAGTCGAAATGCGGCGGGTCGACCACCAGCGATACCTCCGAGTCGAAGTGCGGCGGGTCCTCCCCGGACTCCTCCGAGTCGTCCTGTGGCGGGTCGAAATCCGACGCCACCGACGAGAACGTCTCCGCGACGGCTGACGACTTCGACGTCGACCCCGGCCGCCTCGTGGCCGTTGGCCTCGGCCCCGGCAAGCCGGCCGAGATGACCACCCGCGCGAAGGAGTCGCTCCGCGGCGTCGACCACATCGTCGGCTACACGACGTACGTCGACCTCCTGCCGGACGACATCGTCGAGGGCGCCGAGGACATCTACTCGACGCCCATGTGCGGCGAGGTGTCCCGGACCGAGGAGGCAATCGACCGGACGCTCGCGGGCAACGACGTGGCCATCATCGGCAGCGGCGACCCGAACGTCTACGCGCTCGGCGGCCTCGCGCTCGAAATCCTCGAATCCAAGGGCGGGTCGGCGAGCGCCGTCGACTTCGAGGTGGTGCCGGGCGTCCCCGCCGCGCAGTCGTGTGCCGCCCGCTTGGGCGCACCCCTCGTGAACGACACCGTCAGCATCAGCCTCTCCGACCACCTGACGCCGATGCCGACCATCGAGTCCCGACTTCACGCCACCGCGAAGGAGGGGTTCACCATCGCCATCTACAACCCGTGGAGTCGCAAGCGCCGCGATAACTACCAGAAGTGCTGTGAGATTCTCCTCGAACACCGCGACCCCGAGACGCCGGTCGGCATCGTCCACGCCGCGGGGCGCGAGGACGAGGAGACGGAAATCGTCGAACTGCGCGACCTCCCCGACCTCGGCGAGAGCGACATCATCGACATGACGACGACGCTCCTGGTCGGCAACGACGAGACGTACGTCTGGGACGGTCGAATGGTCACCCCCCGCGGCTACGAGCGAAAGTATGAGTACTGA
- a CDS encoding energy-coupling factor ABC transporter ATP-binding protein: MIETVDLHFGYGDQSVLRGVDFTAQSAAVTVLLGRNGAGKSSLLKQFNGLLEPDRGHVEIGGERLEYDSDSLKAVRRRVGFVFQQPEDQLVAPTVEQDVAFGPHNMEGGEAESVSRTLERVGLAGYEDRLCSRLSNGERKRVALAGVLAMNPDYVVLDEPTAGLDGEGTRALVDLIRGLTDEGITFVVSTHYPGFASAVGDAFTVLDDGEIAYRGATLEGIDAERYGLRRFGV; this comes from the coding sequence GTGATAGAGACCGTCGACCTCCACTTCGGCTACGGCGACCAGTCCGTGCTCCGCGGCGTGGACTTCACCGCGCAGTCGGCGGCGGTGACCGTGCTCCTCGGCCGCAACGGCGCCGGGAAGTCGAGCCTGCTCAAGCAGTTCAATGGCCTGCTGGAACCCGACCGCGGCCACGTCGAAATCGGCGGTGAGCGCCTCGAATACGACAGCGACTCGCTGAAAGCCGTCCGCCGTCGTGTCGGGTTCGTCTTCCAGCAACCGGAGGACCAACTCGTCGCGCCGACCGTCGAACAGGACGTTGCCTTCGGCCCGCACAACATGGAGGGCGGCGAGGCAGAATCGGTGAGTCGAACCCTCGAACGGGTCGGACTGGCGGGGTACGAGGACAGGCTCTGTAGCCGCCTGAGCAACGGCGAGCGAAAACGGGTCGCGCTCGCGGGCGTCCTCGCGATGAACCCCGATTACGTCGTCCTCGACGAACCGACGGCCGGCCTCGACGGCGAGGGGACGCGCGCGCTCGTCGACCTGATTCGCGGCCTGACCGACGAGGGCATCACGTTCGTCGTCTCGACGCATTACCCGGGCTTCGCCTCGGCCGTCGGCGACGCGTTCACCGTCCTCGACGACGGCGAAATCGCGTATCGCGGAGCGACGCTGGAGGGCATCGACGCGGAGCGATACGGACTCCGGCGGTTCGGCGTCTAA
- a CDS encoding LAGLIDADG family homing endonuclease — translation MSADAPGDLLESHPETAYFWGHVAGDGDVRADELTVRAPDEECADRLVAIAGGGAVDHQQTERPYAHDTSITRTEDEYHVTVSGDVAGRASAAFGLPTGDDPGGYRFDALADASRELLRGLLESCGTVCFKSSSGTVGISFVHDDRALLETVQRLLADCPVDAPTDEIQETSSGGYWFGIDDDAADDFGQWVYDGSEDSGLFAPTRRRKLLRSLEQAAEA, via the coding sequence ATGAGCGCCGACGCGCCCGGGGACCTCCTCGAGAGCCACCCGGAGACGGCCTACTTCTGGGGCCACGTCGCGGGCGACGGCGACGTGCGGGCGGACGAACTCACGGTTCGCGCGCCGGACGAGGAGTGCGCGGACCGCCTCGTCGCCATCGCCGGCGGCGGCGCGGTCGACCACCAGCAGACCGAACGGCCCTACGCCCACGACACGTCCATCACCCGCACCGAAGACGAGTATCACGTCACCGTCAGCGGCGACGTGGCCGGGCGCGCCAGCGCCGCCTTCGGCCTCCCGACCGGCGACGACCCCGGCGGCTATCGGTTCGATGCCCTCGCCGACGCGAGCCGCGAGCTTCTCCGCGGCCTTCTGGAGAGCTGCGGGACGGTCTGTTTCAAGTCCTCGTCGGGCACCGTGGGCATCTCCTTCGTCCACGACGACCGGGCGTTGCTCGAAACCGTCCAGCGACTGCTGGCGGACTGCCCGGTCGACGCGCCGACCGACGAGATACAGGAAACCTCGTCCGGCGGTTACTGGTTCGGCATCGACGACGACGCGGCCGACGACTTCGGGCAGTGGGTGTACGACGGGAGCGAGGACTCCGGTCTGTTCGCGCCGACGCGGCGCCGAAAACTCCTGCGGAGCCTGGAGCAGGCGGCAGAGGCATGA
- the cbiT gene encoding precorrin-6Y C5,15-methyltransferase (decarboxylating) subunit CbiT encodes MPQVALPHDAKAGPTKSEIRAVTLGKLDVRPSDHFVDVGSCTGAITIEAAQRAGRVTAVERKPERLEVTRKNLDANEYDAEVTLREAEAPAGLPDDADAMFIGGSRNFEAVLDHAAETGVDRIGMNVSRVEVAGDAIEAFRDRNLLSEVLQMQVSHGYELAGATSFKSDNPVYVIVGRGDEA; translated from the coding sequence ATGCCCCAGGTAGCGCTTCCGCACGACGCGAAGGCCGGCCCGACGAAGTCGGAGATTCGGGCGGTCACGCTCGGGAAGTTAGACGTACGACCGTCGGACCACTTCGTCGATGTCGGCTCCTGTACCGGTGCGATAACCATCGAGGCGGCGCAACGCGCCGGTCGCGTGACGGCCGTCGAGCGGAAACCAGAGCGACTGGAGGTGACGCGAAAGAACCTCGACGCCAACGAGTACGACGCCGAGGTGACGCTTCGCGAAGCGGAGGCGCCGGCGGGGCTTCCCGACGACGCCGACGCCATGTTCATCGGCGGCAGTCGGAACTTCGAAGCCGTCCTCGACCACGCCGCGGAGACGGGCGTCGACCGCATCGGGATGAACGTCTCTCGGGTCGAAGTCGCGGGCGACGCCATCGAGGCCTTCCGGGACCGCAACCTGCTCTCGGAGGTGCTTCAGATGCAGGTGAGTCACGGCTACGAACTCGCGGGCGCGACGAGTTTCAAATCCGACAACCCCGTCTACGTCATCGTCGGGCGAGGTGACGAGGCGTGA
- the cbiG gene encoding cobalt-precorrin 5A hydrolase, which produces MSNNSDNDCSAPDSDGEVADEIAIISFERKLDTAEEIRDDLADDYDRIDILEYHGEVFADHWGEYDCFVGLMASGIAMRKTAPLLDDKWDDPAVVVVDEELTWAIPLTGGHHGANQVAYDLSKLGAVPAMTTASEAAGKQGVESRAKALDTHVVNGDSTVETNLAVLNEELGPVARLDGPKAVLADDDVTVLKRNADDGVVIGTGSVSGADKEQFLTAWTEALEDVNKSPDDVEFVATATRKEDEPGLTAAAQEFGVGVAYLDKETLEEFEGPTPSKSKELIGWPGISEASAIAAGRDHELLLEKRRHDDAVTVAVGR; this is translated from the coding sequence ATGAGTAACAACTCCGACAACGACTGTAGCGCACCGGACAGCGACGGCGAGGTGGCCGACGAGATTGCGATAATCAGCTTCGAGCGCAAACTCGACACGGCCGAGGAGATTCGCGATGACCTCGCTGACGACTACGACCGCATCGACATCCTCGAATACCACGGCGAGGTGTTCGCCGACCACTGGGGCGAGTACGACTGCTTCGTCGGCCTCATGGCCAGCGGCATCGCCATGCGGAAGACGGCGCCCCTCCTCGACGACAAGTGGGACGACCCCGCCGTGGTCGTCGTCGACGAGGAGCTCACGTGGGCGATTCCGCTCACCGGCGGCCACCACGGCGCGAATCAGGTCGCCTACGACCTCTCGAAACTGGGCGCCGTGCCCGCGATGACGACGGCGTCGGAGGCGGCAGGCAAGCAGGGCGTCGAGAGTCGTGCCAAGGCCCTCGACACCCACGTCGTCAACGGGGATTCGACCGTCGAGACCAACCTCGCCGTCCTCAACGAGGAACTCGGCCCCGTCGCCCGCCTCGACGGGCCGAAGGCGGTCCTCGCCGACGACGACGTGACCGTCCTCAAGCGGAACGCGGACGACGGCGTCGTCATCGGCACCGGCAGCGTCTCCGGGGCCGACAAGGAGCAGTTCCTGACGGCGTGGACCGAAGCCCTCGAGGACGTGAACAAGTCGCCCGACGACGTGGAGTTCGTCGCGACAGCGACGCGGAAGGAAGACGAACCCGGCCTCACGGCCGCGGCCCAAGAGTTCGGCGTCGGCGTGGCGTATCTCGACAAGGAGACGCTGGAAGAGTTCGAGGGACCCACTCCCTCGAAGTCGAAGGAACTCATCGGCTGGCCCGGCATCTCCGAGGCGAGTGCCATCGCCGCCGGCCGTGACCACGAACTCCTCTTGGAGAAGCGACGACACGACGACGCCGTGACCGTGGCGGTGGGACGATGA